A segment of the Thermoanaerobaculia bacterium genome:
CGCCGGGTCGCCGCCGAACCGGTCGCGCCAGAAACCTTCGCCGAGGACGACGACCGGGTCGCGGTCCGGAACCGCGTCTTCCTCCTCGCGGAAGAAGCGGCCCAGGGCGGGACGGACGCCGAGTGTTGCGAAGTAGTTCGCGCTCACGACGGCTCCCTGCGCCTCCCGGGCTCCGTCCGGGCCGTCGACGACGAGCGGAGCGGAGGAATAGTGCGCCGCGAGCGACTGCCAGCCGCGAGCCCGCGAGCGCAGGTCCCGATACTCGGGATACGAGAACGAACCGTTCGCGCGGCCGTTCTCGACCCGGACGACGCGCGCGAGCCCGTCGGGAGAAGGAACCGGAAGCGGCCGAAAGAAGATGGTCTCCGCCACGGTCAGGATGACGGCATTGGCGGCGATCGCGAGCCCGAGGATCGCGACCGACGCCGCGGTCGCCCCCGGGAACCGGCGCATCGCGCGGAGGCCGTCCCTGAGGTCGTGGAGGAGTCCCGGCATCATTCCTGCCGGAGCGCTTCCGCGGCCGGAAGGCGCAGCAGCCGCAGGGACGGCAGGACGATCGCGATGGCCGCGCACGCCGCGAGGACCGCCGCCGAAGAAGCGAGGGAGACCGGATCGGCCGCCTCGACGCCGAACAGGATCGCCCGGGCGAACCCGGCGAAGACGACCGCGAGGACGGTGCCCGCCGCGATTCCCGCCGCGACGAGACGAGCCTGCTCCGAGAGGAGGAGCGTGAGAAGGCTCACCGGCCGGGCGCCGAGCGCCGTTCGGATCCCCATCTCCCGCTGGCGCTGGGCGATCGCGTACGCGGTGATGCCCGCCAGTCCCGTGCACGCGAGAACGAGGGCGGCGCCGGAGAAGAGAGAGAGGAGGACGAGGCCGAGCCGCCGCGACGCGACGGCCGCAGCGATCACCTCGTCCATCGATCGGATTGTCACGGGGACCGTGGGATCGAGCTCCCGGGCGGCCTTTCGGGCGGCGTCGGCGAACCGGAGGGGATCGCCGGAAGACCGGAGGACGACCGTGACGGCCGGTCCCTTCTGGCGCTGGGCGACGTTCCCGTAAATGACCGGTTCCGGCGGATCTTCGAGCCGCTGCGGGTGCACGTCGCCGACGACGCCGACGACGGTCATCGTCCGGAGGTCGCCGTCCATGTTGCCGAACTCGATGGTCTGACCGATCGGGTCGCGCCCGCGGAACCGGCTCCGCGCGAGCGTCTCGCTGATCACCGCGACGTGGGGAGCGTCGGCGGAATCCCGCGCGTCGAACAGGCGCCCGCGAAGGAGCGGGATGCCCATGGCGGGGAAGTAGCCGCCCGTCGCGAGGGCATAGTCCGCCGATCCGGTCCGGGCCGGATCCCGGAAGAGGCGCTCGAAATCGGAAAGCGAGGAGAGCGCCTGTCCGGGAGCCATGAGGAGGAAGGTCCCGTCCGGGAAACCGTCCCCCAGGGGAAGGGAATCCGTCGCGCCGACGCGCTCGACCCCCGGGAGCCGGCCGAGGCGTTCGAGGAGAGCGGCGATCTGCGCCTTGCGCCGGGCGCGAAACGCCCCGGCATCCGTGCCCGGGAGGTAGAGCGTGTCCGCGTCCGGAAGGTACAGGGTCATCGTCAGCACCGGTTTCGGATCGAATCCGAGCGGCACGTCGAGGAGCTTCGTGAGGCTGCGGCCGAGGAGCGCGACGCCGGCGAGGAGCGCCGCAGTCATCGCGAGCTGGCCGACCGAGAGAACCCGCTGCGCCCGCCGCGTGCGCCGGTCTCCGGTCGACTGGTTTCCGCGGAGCACGTCCGCGAGCCGGCTCCCGAATTCGGACCAGGCGGTCGCCACGGCGAGGAGGGCGGCCGCGAACACGGCGAGCAGCACGGCCGCGGCGACGACCGGCGCGTCGACCGCGATCTCGCCGGCCCGGGGGAGATCGGGAGGAGCCAGGCGCGCGAGCGCGCCCACGAGCGCGGCCGAGAGGAGGATTCCGAGCCCCCCGCCCGGCACGGCGATGCCGAGCGCTTCCGCGAGGAACGTCCGTACCAGGTCGAGGCGCCCGGCGCCGAGAGCGCGTCGGATGGCGATCTCGCGACGCCGCGACGCGGCGCGGGCGAGCAGCAGCGCGACCACGTCCACGCAGCCGACGAGGAAGAGAGCGCCGGCGGCGCCGAGGAGGAGGAGAAGCGCCGGCCGGATCCGCCCGACGAGGGTTTCGCGGAGCGGCGTGACCGCGGCATTCTGCATGTCGGTCCGCTTGCCGTTCTCGGCGGCGAGCCTCCGCGCGATCGCGGAAACGTCCGCCTGGGCGCGCGCGACGGGGACGCCGGCGCGGAGCAGGCCGACGACGCGGTCGTTGTGCGCCGTGCGGCCCGGGAGCCAGGGAAAGCGCTCGCGCGCCCGCCACACCTGCGCTCCGTCGGGGAACGGGAATCCGGGAGGCATGACGCCCACGACGGCGTGGGGCACGCCATCGATGCGGATCGTCGCTCCCGAAAGGTCGCGCGCGGCGCCGAGATGCGTCCGCCAGAAGCGGTCGCCGACGATCGCGGCCGCCGGCCCCCCCGGGGAACGCTCTTCCGCGGTGAACGAACGGCCGACCGACGGCTGCGCTCCGAATGCCTCGAAGAATCCGCGGGAGACCATCGCGCACTTGGCGCGAAAAGCCTCGGCGGGTGTCGCGATCGCGGCATCCCACGCGGAGTACTCGCCGAGCTCGTCGAACGCCCGGCTCTGGTCCCGCAGATCGAGATAGTTCGCGTCGGAGACCCGCATGGAGCGCCCGCGCGCGTCGACCTCCGCGACATCGACGAGCCGATCGGCGTGCGGGTAGGGGAGCGGCCGGAGGAGCACTCCGTAGACCACGGAAAAGATCGCGGTGTCGGCACCGATGCCGATCGCGAGCGAGACGATCGCCGCGGCCGCGAATCCCGGCCGAGCCGCGAGGTTTCGGGCGGCATGGCGGAGATCGACGAGGAATCCCTTCATCGATGCCTCCTCATCGCTTTCCGAAATTCCACGGCCGAAATCGGGGCGTGTCGGTCCGGCTCGAACGGGAGGGCGAAAGGCCGTGCGTCATCGGATCCTCCTGCCGGCCCGGACTCAGGCCTCGGCGGCGAGCGTCTCTTCCACGATCCGTCCGTCGAAGACGTGGATCGTGCGTTCCGCATGGCGGGCGAACCGCGGATCGTGCGTGACCGTGCAGATCGTCGCGCCCTCCCGATGGAGCTCGCGGAGGAGCTCCATCACCGATTCGGCGTTCCGGGAGTCGAGGTTTCCGGTCGGCTCGTCCGCCAGGAGGATCGAGGGGGATCCGGCGAGCGCGCGGGCGACGGCCACGCGCTGCTGCTGGCCGCCGGAGAGCTGGGCGGGGTAGTGCTTCGTGCGGTGGCTCATGCCGACCCGCTCGAGCGACTCGTGGACGCGCTGCTTCCGCTCGGCCGACGACATGCCCCGGTACGTCAGCGGGAGCTCGACGTTCTCGTACACCGTGAGGTCGCCGATCAGGTTGAAGCTCTGGAAGATGAATCCGATCTCCCGGTTCCGGATGCGCGCCCGCTCCGACGGACCGATGTCCTCGACCGCCTTGCCGTTCAGGATGTACTGGCCGTGGGTCGGCGTGTCCAGAAGACCCATGATCGCGAGGAGCGTCGACTTCCCCGAGCCGGAAGGTCCCGCGATCGCCACGTACTCGCCCTTGCGGATGTCGAGGTGGATCTCCGACAGCGCGTGGGTCTCCACCTCGTCGGTGTAGAAGACCTTGCGGATGCCTTCCATGTGAATCAGGGAGTCCGGATGTGCCGTCATCGCCCTTCCTTTCATTCGAGGCGGACGCGGTTGAACCCGTCCCATCTCGACATGTCCGACAGAATCGCCTGGTCGCCGGCCTTCAGGCCGTCGAGAACTTCGACCGCGTTGACCGAACCGCGTCCGAGCTTGACCGGCACGCGCGACGCGAACTTTCCGCCGGGCTCGAGGACGAACATTCCGACCGTGCTCTGCTCCTGGCCGAAGGCGGGGCGGCCGATCGAGAGCACGTTCTCGAGCTTCTCGAGCTGGATCGTCCCGTCGACCGAGAGGTCCGGGCGCGCGCCCTTGGGAAGGGGCCCGCGGATCGCCACGTCGACCGTGACGGTGCCGTTCTGGACGGCCGGATCGATGCGCGAGACGGTTCCCGCGACGATGCCGTTCCTCGTGTCGATCTCCGCCGGCTGCCCGGCGAGGATGTCCTTCGCCTGCGTTTCGGCGATCTTCAGTTCCGCTTTCAATTTGTCGGGCTGGGCGACCTTGGCGAGGGTGGCGCCGGGGGCCACGCGCTGGCCGACCTCGACCGGCACCTGCTGGAGGATGCCGTCGATGCCCGCCCGGACTTTCAGCTGGCCCGCCTGGTCGCGCCGCACCGCCGAGAGCGCCTGAACCTTCTCGACGGCCGTCTTCTGGCTCGCGAGCTGGGCGGTCACCGACTCGTCGGCCATCGCCACCCGTTTCTTCTCGATCTCGAGCCGCTTGGCGAGCTCCTTGACCTTGCCGCGCGAGTTCTCGAGCACGAGACTGGAGACGAGCCCGTCGGCGAAAAGTTTCTCGTTCATGTCGCGCTCGCGGGCCGCCTGGTTGTAGTCGGCTTCGGTCGTCGCGAGGCTCGCCTCCTCGTCGAGGCGCTGCCCTTCGATCTTCACCTTCTGGCTGATGAAGTCCGCCTCGGCGGACTTGAGCTGCAGCGCGGCGTCCTGCGAGGCGAGGGTCACGTCCGGGTTCGACAGCTCGAGGATCACGGTGTCGGCCTTCACCGCCGTCCCGGGGAGCACGAGGATCTTTTCCACCCTTCCATCCGTCGCCGCCGGGATCCAGCGGATCACTTCGGGGACGAGGGTCCCGGTACCGCGCACCTGGCGGAGCATCTCGCCCCGTTTGGCCACGTCGATCCAGAGCGTGGCCCGGTCGACGGTGGGCGCGGCGGGCTTCAGACGTCGAAGCCCGAGGGTGACGAGGAGAAGCGCCAGCGCTCCCGCCCCCGCCATCAGGATCCGGCGGCGACGCGGTTTGCGGGTGTCTCTCGGAATGTCCATCGATTTCCTTCCCGAAGGCCCGTTAACAATCTCGGTGCCACATCGAACGCCTTGGTTCTGCAGACATTTACGCTGACGCGCCCGAAGAGGAATGGCCGGGCACGGGATTTGATAATCCCACGAACGGACACTTAACCGTACATGAGTGTCCCGCGGTCAGGTCTTTCCGAAAAAGAAATAATACGCGCGGGCTCAATGTTTTCATTGTCGAACGCCCAAGCCATCGGTCGGACTCGCGAAAAGCGGGCTGTTCAGAGGAGTGAATCTGATGTCTGAAACCCTGTCTCTCCCCGTCGTCCCGATGCGGTCGGCGGTTCTGTTTCCCGGGGTGGCCGTACCGATCACGGCCGGGCGAAAGCCGACGCTGCGGGCGATCGAAGCGGCCCTGGCGCGGCCGGAGCCCCTCGTTTTCGCGGTCACGCAGCGGCAGGACGTCGACGACGTGACCCCCGAAGGGCTCTACACGATCGGGACGATCGCATCGATCGGTGCGGTCCAGCGCGGCCTCGGCGGGACGCGTCTGCTCCTGAACGGAAAACAGCGCGGGATCGCGATGCGGATCGCCGAGAAGGACGGCCATCTCGAGGCCACCGTGCTCGAGGCGAAGGAGATGCTTCCGCTCGATCCGAAGGACCCCGCCTTCGTCGCTCTCCACAAGGAAGCCCGGGAACGCGCGTCCGAGCTCGGGAAGCGCTCCGGCGTTCCCGAGGAAGTGATCGAGCAGATCCTCGGCGAAGTCGGAGAGCCGGGCCGCCTCGCGGACCTCGTCGCGGGATACGTCGAGATTCCGACGGCGGAGCGGCAGGGGCTGCTCGAAACCCTTTCGGTCGAGGATCGTCTGCGCCGCGTGCTGGTCTTCGTGCAGCGCCAGATCGGGATGATCGAGGCGCAGGAGGACATCAAGACGAAGGTGCAGGAGGAGCTGGGCGACCGCCAGCGCGAGATGTACCTCCGCGAGCAGATGAAGGCGATCCAGAAAGAGCTCGGCGAGGGCGAGGGGAGCGAGGAGGGGGTCAAGGAGCTCAAGGAGAAGCTCGACGCCCTGACGCTTCCCGAGGAGGTTCGCAAGGAAATCGACCGGGAGTGGAGTCGCCTCACGCGGATCCAGAGAGAGTCCCTGGAGGCCCAGATCCTGCGGAGCTATCTCGAGTACGTCTCGGAACTCCCCTGGTCGACGCGGAGCGCGGATCATCTGGACGTGGGCGAGGCCTCGCGGATTCTCGACGAAGACCACTACGGACTGAAGGACGTCAAGGACCGGATCGTCGAGTTCCTCGCGGTCCGGCAGCTGCGCGACGCCGAGGCGCGGCGCGCGGCCGAGTCGAAGGAATCCGAATCGCCGGCCGGCGGCGCTCCCAAAGAACCCGCCCGCGCTCAAGCGTCGGGGAAGGGCCGGATCCTCCTGTTCGTCGGTCCCCCCGGCGTCGGCAAGACGTCGATCGCGAAGTCCATCGCGCGTGCCATGGGACGCAAGTACGTCCGCATCTCGCTCGGGGGCGCCCGCGACGAAGCGGACATCCGCGGACACCGGCGGACGTACGTCGGCGCGCTTCCGGGACGGATCCTGCAGGGAATGAAGCAGGCCGGAACGAAGAACCCCGTCTTCCTGCTCGACGAGGTCGACAAGCTCGGCGTCTCGTACCAGGGCGACCCGGCGAGCGCCCTCCTCGAGGTTCTCGATCCGGCGCAGAACGACAGTTTCACCGACCACTATCTCGCCGTGCCGTTCGACCTCTCGGAGGTCTTCTTCATCGCGACGGCGAACTTCCTGCAGAACATCCCGGGGCCGCTCCTCGATCGGATGGAAGTCGTCGACTTCGCCGGCTACACCGAACGGGAGAAGCTCGAGATCGCGAAGAGCTATCTCGTGCCCCGGCAGCTCGTCGACAACGGCCTGCGCGCCGATCAGCTCTCGATCGACGACGGCGCGATCGCGGAAGTCGTCACCGGCTACACGCGAGAAGCGGGGGTCCGGCAGCTCGAGCGAGAGCTCGGGAAGCTCGCCCGCAAGATCGCCCGCCGCATCGCGGGGGGCGAGGCGGGACCGTTCGCCGTCCGCGCCGGCGACGTCGCCGGCATCCTCGGGCGCCCGAAGGTCCATGCCGAACAGAAGGCGGCCCAGGACCAGGTCGGGATCGCGACCGGCATGTATTACACGCCGGCGGGCGGCGACATCATGTTCGTCGAAGCGTCGCTCATGCGGGGGAAGGGAGAGGTGGTCCTGACCGGCCAGCTCGGCGACGTGATGAAGGAATCCGCGCGGGCCGCGTGGACCTACGCCCGCTCGCACGCCGCGGCGCTCCAGATCGACGGGGAGGCGTTCGACCGCGATGTGCACATCCACGTCCCCGCGGGCGCGATCCCGAAGGACGGACCGTCGGCCGGCATCACGATGGCGACCGCCCTCGTCTCCGCGCTTTCGAACCGTCCGGCGCGAAGCGACGTCGCGATGACCGGCGAGATCACGATTTCCGGACGCGTGCTCCCGATCGGCGGGCTCAAGGAGAAGATCCTCGGCGCGGTCCGCGCGGGAATCACGACGATCGTCATCCCGAAGGCCAACGAGCCCGATCTCGACGATCTCACCGACGAGGTGCGCGCGATGCTGACCGTGTACCCCGTTTCGGAGCTCGGCGAAGCGCTCTCGTTCACGCTCCGGGGAGCGACGTTCGCCGGCGGGCGCCTCCGTTTCGTCTCGGAGGAGATCCCGGCCGCGGCCGCCCCGCTCCCGGAGCCCGCTCCTCTCCAGAGCGAAACGCCGCACTGAGTCCCTCTCGAAATCCGGTTTCCACGGCGGCCCCTCCGGGGGCCGCTTTTCTTTTCTTCCCGGATCCCGTGGGAGAATGTCCCGCGTTTCTTCGTCGCCATGAACCGTCCGATTGGAAAGGAGACCGTCATGAGGATCCGGGCGCGCGCCATCGGAATCGCGATTTCGTTCCTGCTGTCCGCCGCGGTGTGTCCCGCGGTGGATCTCGCCGCGGGGAACCCGTCTTTCGGCCAGAGCGATGTCGGAGGAGGGGTCGCGGGCACCGTCATCGACCTCAACAATCCGGCCTCGGCGACGGGCACGCTCACCGACGTCCGGTTCGGATGGGGGTCGAGCCCCTGTCCGGCGAAGATCAAGATCTTCCACCGGGCGGGGGATACGCTCACGCTCGCCGCGGAGCAGGTCGTTTCGGCGGGCACGCTCTCGGGTGACGCTTACACGGCCGTGCTTTCCCCGCCTCTGCCGATCCACCAGGGCGACCTGATCGGCATCGCCAGTGTTCCCCCGTGCGGGTACGTCGTGTTCTCGACGAACATCTTCGCCGGGCGGCTCGTCGAATTTCCCGGCGTCGACGTGACCGGGTCGGTCTCGCTCGCGAGCGGGACTCTCCACAACTGGGGGCTCATTCTTTCCGGAACCGGCATCGCGACCGAGTACCGGGTCGGGGTTATTCCGGCGGTCGGCTCGGGTCCCGGCCTGAACGGAGCGAATTTCAAGACCTCTCTCCAGATGATCGCCCCGGTCGTGGGAGGGGACGTGACGGGGCGTCTCGTGTTCCACCCGGTCGGGGTCGGCGGCTCCGTCGACGATCCTTCGATCGACCTCTTCATCGCGCACAACCACGCGATCTCTTTCGCCGACGTGGTCGAGGCGATGGGGCAGACGGGGTTCGGAACGCTCGACGTCGTCCTGTCGGTCGACTCCGCCGTTCCGGTCACGCTCGCCCGGGTCTTCAACGACCAGGGCGCCGGCGGCACGTCGGGATTCGGAGAAGAACTCGTTCCGGTGACGGGCTCGTTCTCGTCCAGCGGCGCGATCGTCCCCAACGGGTTCACGGGGTATCTGAGCGCGCCGGTCGATCCCGACGCGGTCCGGCTGAATCTGGGCGTCCGGACTCTCGACTCCGACTCCTTCGTCTCGTTCGAGCTGAAGGACAAGCAGGGGAACCTCAAGGCCACCGCTCAATCGTCGTTTCCACCGAACTACTTCAATCAGTTTCATGCGCAGGATCTGTTCCACATGGCGCTCGCCGGGGACGACATCGTCGAGGTGAGCGTATCGACCGGGAGCGCGATCGTGTCCGGCGCCGCGACCGACAACGTGACGAACGATCCGAGCGTCCAGTTCGTCCACCCCGTCTTCGGCATCCTCTGATCCGCTGATTCGGGGCGTCGGGCGCGACACTGCCGCGCGCGACGCCCCCTTCGATCGTTTCGCTTCCTTCCGACGCGCAACGTCACGCCGCGAGCTCGCGACGCGTCCTGACGGATCGACAGATTCGTTCTCTTCGCACACCGACAATGGAGCGTTCACATCAGGCGAAACGAGGGCGTTTGCTCTACCGTGAGCTTGTCGGAAAAAAAGGGAAGCGCCGCCCCGGCGCGAGGCCACCGCGGAGCTCCCCACCTCAGGAGGACGTCATGAAAAAGGCATCATGCATTCGGCGCCGGGCGCCGATCGGATTATTCGCCCTCGTGTTTCTGCTCGGGACGGCGTTCGCGGCGCGAGCGTCGGTTTTGGCGAGCCCCCACCAGACCCTCGACGGGATCGCGGGCCAGTCGACCCACGGAATCGTCGCGGCCTGGATGTCCAATCACCAGTCCAACCACTTCACCGCCGAGATCACCTGGGGCGACGCATTGGCGGCCACCGCGGGACAGGTCTCCGCGAACGGGCAGAAGTCGTTCGACGCGCAGGGAACCCATGTGTACGCCGCTCCCGGTACCTATTACGGGATGGTGCACGTGGTCGACCTCGTGGATCAGACGGCCTCCGACATCGCGTTCACCGCGGAGATCCGCGGGACCGGGCTCGTCCCGATCGCGCTCTCGGCCGACGACCTGAGCAATGCGGACACCGATTCGGACGTCGACGGTATCTTCGAGTTCGGGGAGACGATCGTTCTCAATCCGAGCTGGTCGACGGCGACCGAGAACCTCAACAGCGTGACCGCGGCGCTCTCGAACTTCCATCGCATCGGTCAGACCGCCGCCGAGTCGTATTCGATCGTCAAGGAGACGGCGGACTACGGCTCGATCGCGAAGAACGACACGCACGACTGCCTGAGCGGCAACGACAAGCCGAACTGCTATGCGCTGGCCGCGACGCTCTCCGGGCCCCGGCCCGCGGCGCACATGGACGCCCGCGTCACGGAGACGCTGATCGGCAACGTGACGAAAACGTGGACTCTCCACATGGGAGGCAGCTTCATCGACGTTCCGGCGAACACCCCCTATTACCCGTTCGTCGAGTCGATCTTCCACAATGGGGTGACGGTCGGCTGCGCGGCCCGGTATTTCTGCCCGAACCAGGGCGTCCTGCGCGACCAGATGGCCGCGTTTCTCGCCCGCGGGTTTGCCGGGAGCGACGCCGCGGTCCCCGCGACCGGCACCGTGAATCTCGCCTCCTACGACTGCTCGACGGGCGGGAATTCGCTCTTCACCGACGTCGCCGCAGACTCTCCGTTCTGCCGTCACATTCACTACATCGCGAGCCAGTCGATCACGCTCGGATGCGGCCCGTCTCAGTATTGCCCGAACGCCCTGCTGCCCCGCAGCCAGGCGGCCATCTTCATCGCGCGTTCCCAGCCTCCGAACAATCCGGGGCTCGA
Coding sequences within it:
- a CDS encoding ADOP family duplicated permease — its product is MKGFLVDLRHAARNLAARPGFAAAAIVSLAIGIGADTAIFSVVYGVLLRPLPYPHADRLVDVAEVDARGRSMRVSDANYLDLRDQSRAFDELGEYSAWDAAIATPAEAFRAKCAMVSRGFFEAFGAQPSVGRSFTAEERSPGGPAAAIVGDRFWRTHLGAARDLSGATIRIDGVPHAVVGVMPPGFPFPDGAQVWRARERFPWLPGRTAHNDRVVGLLRAGVPVARAQADVSAIARRLAAENGKRTDMQNAAVTPLRETLVGRIRPALLLLLGAAGALFLVGCVDVVALLLARAASRRREIAIRRALGAGRLDLVRTFLAEALGIAVPGGGLGILLSAALVGALARLAPPDLPRAGEIAVDAPVVAAAVLLAVFAAALLAVATAWSEFGSRLADVLRGNQSTGDRRTRRAQRVLSVGQLAMTAALLAGVALLGRSLTKLLDVPLGFDPKPVLTMTLYLPDADTLYLPGTDAGAFRARRKAQIAALLERLGRLPGVERVGATDSLPLGDGFPDGTFLLMAPGQALSSLSDFERLFRDPARTGSADYALATGGYFPAMGIPLLRGRLFDARDSADAPHVAVISETLARSRFRGRDPIGQTIEFGNMDGDLRTMTVVGVVGDVHPQRLEDPPEPVIYGNVAQRQKGPAVTVVLRSSGDPLRFADAARKAARELDPTVPVTIRSMDEVIAAAVASRRLGLVLLSLFSGAALVLACTGLAGITAYAIAQRQREMGIRTALGARPVSLLTLLLSEQARLVAAGIAAGTVLAVVFAGFARAILFGVEAADPVSLASSAAVLAACAAIAIVLPSLRLLRLPAAEALRQE
- a CDS encoding ABC transporter ATP-binding protein: MTAHPDSLIHMEGIRKVFYTDEVETHALSEIHLDIRKGEYVAIAGPSGSGKSTLLAIMGLLDTPTHGQYILNGKAVEDIGPSERARIRNREIGFIFQSFNLIGDLTVYENVELPLTYRGMSSAERKQRVHESLERVGMSHRTKHYPAQLSGGQQQRVAVARALAGSPSILLADEPTGNLDSRNAESVMELLRELHREGATICTVTHDPRFARHAERTIHVFDGRIVEETLAAEA
- a CDS encoding HlyD family efflux transporter periplasmic adaptor subunit, translating into MDIPRDTRKPRRRRILMAGAGALALLLVTLGLRRLKPAAPTVDRATLWIDVAKRGEMLRQVRGTGTLVPEVIRWIPAATDGRVEKILVLPGTAVKADTVILELSNPDVTLASQDAALQLKSAEADFISQKVKIEGQRLDEEASLATTEADYNQAARERDMNEKLFADGLVSSLVLENSRGKVKELAKRLEIEKKRVAMADESVTAQLASQKTAVEKVQALSAVRRDQAGQLKVRAGIDGILQQVPVEVGQRVAPGATLAKVAQPDKLKAELKIAETQAKDILAGQPAEIDTRNGIVAGTVSRIDPAVQNGTVTVDVAIRGPLPKGARPDLSVDGTIQLEKLENVLSIGRPAFGQEQSTVGMFVLEPGGKFASRVPVKLGRGSVNAVEVLDGLKAGDQAILSDMSRWDGFNRVRLE
- the lon gene encoding endopeptidase La — its product is MSETLSLPVVPMRSAVLFPGVAVPITAGRKPTLRAIEAALARPEPLVFAVTQRQDVDDVTPEGLYTIGTIASIGAVQRGLGGTRLLLNGKQRGIAMRIAEKDGHLEATVLEAKEMLPLDPKDPAFVALHKEARERASELGKRSGVPEEVIEQILGEVGEPGRLADLVAGYVEIPTAERQGLLETLSVEDRLRRVLVFVQRQIGMIEAQEDIKTKVQEELGDRQREMYLREQMKAIQKELGEGEGSEEGVKELKEKLDALTLPEEVRKEIDREWSRLTRIQRESLEAQILRSYLEYVSELPWSTRSADHLDVGEASRILDEDHYGLKDVKDRIVEFLAVRQLRDAEARRAAESKESESPAGGAPKEPARAQASGKGRILLFVGPPGVGKTSIAKSIARAMGRKYVRISLGGARDEADIRGHRRTYVGALPGRILQGMKQAGTKNPVFLLDEVDKLGVSYQGDPASALLEVLDPAQNDSFTDHYLAVPFDLSEVFFIATANFLQNIPGPLLDRMEVVDFAGYTEREKLEIAKSYLVPRQLVDNGLRADQLSIDDGAIAEVVTGYTREAGVRQLERELGKLARKIARRIAGGEAGPFAVRAGDVAGILGRPKVHAEQKAAQDQVGIATGMYYTPAGGDIMFVEASLMRGKGEVVLTGQLGDVMKESARAAWTYARSHAAALQIDGEAFDRDVHIHVPAGAIPKDGPSAGITMATALVSALSNRPARSDVAMTGEITISGRVLPIGGLKEKILGAVRAGITTIVIPKANEPDLDDLTDEVRAMLTVYPVSELGEALSFTLRGATFAGGRLRFVSEEIPAAAAPLPEPAPLQSETPH
- a CDS encoding S-layer homology domain-containing protein, whose translation is MKKASCIRRRAPIGLFALVFLLGTAFAARASVLASPHQTLDGIAGQSTHGIVAAWMSNHQSNHFTAEITWGDALAATAGQVSANGQKSFDAQGTHVYAAPGTYYGMVHVVDLVDQTASDIAFTAEIRGTGLVPIALSADDLSNADTDSDVDGIFEFGETIVLNPSWSTATENLNSVTAALSNFHRIGQTAAESYSIVKETADYGSIAKNDTHDCLSGNDKPNCYALAATLSGPRPAAHMDARVTETLIGNVTKTWTLHMGGSFIDVPANTPYYPFVESIFHNGVTVGCAARYFCPNQGVLRDQMAAFLARGFAGSDAAVPATGTVNLASYDCSTGGNSLFTDVAADSPFCRHIHYIASQSITLGCGPSQYCPNALLPRSQAAIFIARSQPPNNPGLEGDVPMAYSDPNTGRAYDCNVASANVPFSDVPATDPSCRYVSFVWARGIIDGFADGTFRPAQIVTREQAAKFLDNGLALNLYQP